From the genome of Clostridium sp. BNL1100, one region includes:
- a CDS encoding peptide ABC transporter substrate-binding protein: MKRILALVLSLATILTVFAGCGSSSSDTKGISASIASEPASIDPSLNKSLDGGTYINCAFEGLTTYDKEGKIVPGTAEKWDVSADNKVYTFHIRKDAKWSDGKAVTANDFVYSWKRAIDPKTASDYAYYLYFIKNGEAINTNGADINTLGVKAINDSTLEVTLENVCPFFTEIVAFPTLVPLREDVVSKNPDKWTLDPKTYIGNGPYVLTSWKHSSKLVFEKNENYWDKDTIVAPKIEWLLMNDTNAILGAFKNKQISFARNIPHDEMPAEKAAGNLQILPQLGTYYLALLNTKAPFDNPKVRKAVSLAIDRNYITEKVRKSGETPASGFVPYGIADVSQSPDFRTKGGDFYSVKPEDYQKNVAEAKKLLAEAGYPDGKGFPKVTYGLSTGAGHEAVAEAIQQQLKTNLGIEVEIQAQEWNVFQESRKNGLFDIARDGWVGDYMDPSTFMDLITSNNPQNDSKYKNPAYDKAIADAKKETDPAKRMQLYHDAEKLLMDEAGVAPIFFYTDPIVIDKNLQNYVVTKLGFVYLNWASFK; the protein is encoded by the coding sequence ATGAAAAGAATATTAGCTCTTGTACTTTCACTGGCTACTATACTAACCGTATTTGCCGGCTGTGGAAGTTCTTCCAGCGATACTAAAGGCATTAGTGCAAGTATCGCTTCAGAGCCAGCATCTATAGATCCTTCACTTAATAAGTCTCTGGATGGCGGTACTTATATTAACTGTGCTTTTGAAGGTCTAACTACTTATGACAAAGAAGGTAAAATCGTTCCTGGAACTGCTGAAAAATGGGACGTAAGTGCAGATAACAAAGTTTATACATTCCATATCCGTAAGGATGCCAAATGGTCGGACGGTAAAGCTGTAACTGCAAATGATTTTGTTTACTCTTGGAAAAGAGCAATTGACCCTAAAACAGCTTCCGACTATGCTTATTACCTGTATTTTATTAAGAATGGTGAAGCTATCAACACTAATGGCGCTGATATCAATACATTAGGAGTTAAAGCTATTAATGATAGCACTCTTGAAGTAACGCTGGAGAATGTTTGCCCATTCTTTACTGAAATCGTAGCCTTCCCAACTCTTGTTCCTTTGAGAGAAGATGTTGTATCAAAGAATCCGGACAAATGGACTCTTGATCCAAAAACTTATATTGGAAATGGTCCATATGTTTTGACAAGTTGGAAACACTCTTCAAAGCTGGTCTTTGAGAAGAACGAAAACTACTGGGATAAAGACACTATAGTTGCACCAAAGATTGAATGGTTGTTGATGAATGATACAAATGCTATTCTTGGTGCATTCAAGAACAAACAGATATCTTTTGCAAGAAATATACCACATGATGAAATGCCTGCAGAGAAAGCTGCCGGAAATCTTCAGATTTTACCACAGCTTGGAACTTACTACCTGGCTCTGCTTAATACTAAAGCACCATTTGATAACCCAAAGGTTAGAAAAGCAGTATCTCTTGCAATTGATCGTAACTACATTACTGAAAAGGTTAGAAAATCAGGCGAAACTCCTGCATCAGGCTTTGTACCTTATGGTATAGCTGATGTTAGCCAATCACCTGACTTCCGTACAAAAGGCGGAGATTTCTATTCAGTAAAACCTGAAGATTACCAGAAGAATGTTGCTGAAGCAAAGAAGCTTTTAGCTGAAGCAGGTTATCCTGACGGAAAAGGTTTCCCTAAAGTAACCTATGGTTTAAGCACAGGTGCAGGTCACGAAGCCGTTGCTGAAGCAATTCAACAGCAGTTAAAGACAAATCTGGGAATCGAAGTTGAAATTCAGGCTCAGGAATGGAACGTATTCCAGGAGTCCAGAAAGAATGGTTTGTTTGATATCGCTCGTGACGGTTGGGTTGGAGACTATATGGATCCTTCAACATTTATGGATCTGATAACTTCAAATAACCCTCAGAATGACTCAAAATATAAGAACCCTGCATATGACAAGGCAATAGCTGATGCAAAGAAAGAAACAGATCCTGCAAAGCGTATGCAATTGTATCATGACGCAGAAAAGCTTCTCATGGATGAAGCCGGAGTAGCGCCTATATTCTTCTATACCGATCCAATCGTTATAGACAAGAATTTACAAAACTATGTAGTAACCAAGCTCGGATTTGTATATTTAAACTGGGCATCATTCAAATAA